In Haloterrigena turkmenica DSM 5511, a single genomic region encodes these proteins:
- a CDS encoding CHY zinc finger protein, with protein MSDPLVRGVDVDSETRCAHYQTERDVVAFKFACCECYYPCYRCHAETADHDAVPWPRDRFDEPSVLCGVCETELAVPEYLEADYRCPSCGAAFNPGCSTHADRYFETTGAAE; from the coding sequence GCGGCGTCGACGTCGATTCAGAGACCCGGTGCGCTCACTACCAGACCGAGCGCGACGTCGTCGCCTTCAAATTCGCCTGCTGCGAGTGCTACTATCCTTGTTATCGCTGTCACGCCGAGACGGCGGATCACGACGCCGTTCCGTGGCCGCGCGATCGGTTCGACGAACCGTCGGTGCTGTGTGGCGTCTGCGAGACCGAACTCGCGGTTCCTGAGTACCTCGAGGCCGACTACCGGTGTCCGTCCTGTGGCGCGGCGTTCAATCCGGGCTGTAGTACGCACGCCGATCGCTATTTCGAGACGACCGGCGCCGCCGAGTGA
- a CDS encoding YihY/virulence factor BrkB family protein, with protein sequence MGRLAEAIESAATVVRVVYEQDVKYPAAALAYYAFVAFIPLLMLLFALVGERLVTRIHGTTPEFLTPGAQRLVYEATTTATGRTWAVLFAIGVLAWSSANVAVGFLAVVERIERVPERPLGSQVRDAVVVLGSIGLAIVAIVGTSALFPLPPDGPVAGLSGFVVLVLALTVAFLPMYYVPSRSATTPSAALPGALVTAFGWTLVHTGVHYYAANAGRYAIYGVLSGVIIILTSLYLAAVLLMVGIVVNATLEATGASRLGT encoded by the coding sequence ATGGGGCGCCTGGCCGAGGCGATCGAGTCCGCGGCGACGGTCGTCCGGGTCGTCTACGAGCAAGACGTCAAGTATCCCGCGGCCGCGCTCGCGTACTACGCGTTCGTCGCGTTCATCCCCTTGCTCATGCTCCTGTTCGCGCTCGTCGGCGAGCGGCTTGTCACCCGGATTCACGGCACGACACCGGAGTTTCTCACGCCCGGCGCCCAGCGGCTGGTCTACGAGGCGACGACGACCGCGACGGGACGAACCTGGGCGGTGCTGTTCGCGATCGGCGTCCTCGCCTGGAGTAGTGCGAACGTCGCCGTCGGTTTCCTAGCGGTCGTCGAGCGTATCGAGCGGGTACCCGAGCGTCCGCTCGGAAGTCAGGTTCGCGACGCCGTCGTCGTCCTCGGATCCATCGGACTAGCGATCGTCGCGATCGTCGGGACGAGCGCGCTGTTCCCGCTGCCGCCCGACGGACCGGTCGCCGGACTCTCGGGATTCGTCGTCCTCGTTCTCGCGCTCACCGTCGCCTTCCTGCCGATGTACTACGTCCCGTCGCGGTCGGCGACTACGCCGTCGGCCGCGCTCCCGGGAGCACTCGTGACCGCGTTCGGCTGGACGCTCGTTCACACCGGGGTCCACTATTACGCCGCCAACGCCGGCCGATACGCGATATACGGTGTGCTCAGCGGTGTTATTATCATCCTCACGAGTCTCTATCTCGCAGCCGTCCTGCTCATGGTCGGGATCGTCGTCAACGCGACCCTCGAGGCGACGGGGGCGTCACGACTCGGTACGTGA
- a CDS encoding helix-turn-helix domain-containing protein has product MTTRSPTASRALVCLVTLLVCGVGTVGIVAATGGSASLEADDSPAESVDVTDDEFENASGDLETDDGRENATNGTGDEDDGTDEIRNATDGSDDTVDETEDALENGTETATNTTDETRDAVDTVANETADGGDEITNDTTETVDRLLDDSSGAIDGDAELDGSIGTGPVDLEAAASVSTESSESADDDDSNAASGSDNDGTGGASAVPGGTSTTADAVLVGLLGTVTAAGAAAGSASGAGGAAGAGASAGAAAGSAGGAGSAAGGTAAGGATGFAAKWLGQSSVLQYLRRIGSLVPWNLVSIFRYSRYDDSDPLENDRRRTIYETIADDPGCYLSAVSDQSGVALSTVRHHVRVLEEEGLVATAKVNGKRRYFLEDDRLTADESAVADVALHAALAEPAKREVLETLAALGSAPNGRLADELERDPSTVSHHLSALEEDGLVVREKDGRSVVNELVPAVETTLRSENAALEDVSAETSASAPADD; this is encoded by the coding sequence ATGACCACCCGTTCGCCGACCGCGAGTCGCGCCCTCGTCTGTCTCGTCACGCTCCTCGTCTGCGGCGTCGGAACGGTCGGCATCGTCGCCGCGACCGGCGGCTCCGCGTCGCTGGAGGCCGACGATTCGCCCGCCGAGTCCGTCGACGTGACGGACGACGAGTTCGAAAACGCCAGCGGCGACCTCGAGACCGACGACGGTCGCGAGAACGCGACGAACGGGACCGGCGACGAGGACGACGGGACGGACGAGATCCGGAACGCAACCGACGGGAGCGACGACACCGTCGACGAAACCGAAGATGCCCTCGAGAACGGGACTGAGACGGCGACGAACACGACCGACGAGACGAGGGACGCGGTCGATACCGTCGCCAACGAGACGGCCGACGGGGGCGACGAGATCACGAACGACACGACCGAGACGGTCGACCGGCTGCTCGACGACTCGAGCGGTGCGATCGACGGCGACGCCGAACTCGACGGCTCGATCGGAACGGGACCCGTCGACCTCGAGGCGGCTGCGTCCGTGTCGACCGAATCGAGTGAGAGCGCGGATGACGACGATTCCAACGCTGCGAGCGGGAGCGACAACGACGGTACCGGCGGCGCCTCCGCGGTTCCGGGCGGCACCTCGACGACGGCCGACGCCGTCCTCGTCGGCCTGCTCGGGACGGTCACCGCCGCGGGGGCCGCAGCGGGGAGTGCCAGCGGCGCCGGCGGGGCGGCCGGCGCCGGTGCCAGCGCGGGTGCCGCTGCCGGTTCGGCCGGCGGTGCTGGCAGCGCCGCAGGTGGCACCGCGGCCGGCGGCGCGACCGGCTTCGCGGCGAAGTGGCTCGGCCAGTCCTCCGTCCTTCAGTATCTCCGTCGAATCGGATCGCTCGTCCCCTGGAACCTCGTCTCGATCTTCCGATACAGCCGCTACGACGATTCGGATCCCCTCGAGAACGACCGCCGGCGGACGATCTACGAGACCATCGCCGACGACCCCGGCTGTTACCTCTCGGCGGTCAGCGACCAGAGCGGCGTCGCGCTCTCGACGGTCCGCCACCACGTCCGCGTCCTCGAGGAAGAAGGGCTGGTGGCCACGGCCAAGGTCAACGGCAAGCGGCGGTACTTCCTCGAGGACGACCGGCTGACGGCCGACGAGAGCGCCGTCGCCGACGTCGCACTCCACGCCGCCCTCGCGGAGCCGGCCAAGCGCGAGGTGCTCGAGACGCTCGCGGCGCTCGGTTCGGCGCCGAACGGCCGCCTCGCAGACGAACTCGAGCGCGATCCGAGCACGGTCTCTCACCACCTCTCGGCGCTCGAGGAGGACGGGCTGGTCGTCCGCGAGAAGGACGGTCGGTCGGTCGTCAACGAACTCGTACCCGCGGTCGAAACGACCCTGCGAAGCGAGAACGCGGCGCTCGAGGACGTATCGGCCGAAACGTCGGCATCGGCGCCCGCCGACGACTGA
- the mutS gene encoding DNA mismatch repair protein MutS produces the protein MDPALGPPEQMAEKRDELTPMMAQYHDLCARYDDAIVLFQVGDFYETFCGAAERTARLLEIALTSREDSTGEYPMAGIPIDNAESYIEELLEAGYRVAVADQVEEPGETSGVVERAVTRVITPGTLTEDELLASDDNNFVAAIAREGERLGLALLDVSTGDFYATSATAPESIADEISRFDPSEAVVGPDAPANPVPDDCMVTPFDARAFDRERAADKLAAYFRNPDALLAGDAEIRACGALLAYAEYVRGGEHEGERGESDEERVEAVFEGDAEQRLEYITQLTRYDPREYLLLDAVALRSLELFEPRTVHGRDDATLVGVLDETASALGGRKLRDWIRRPLLEPARIEARHDAVAELKSAVQTRERLHDRLREVYDLERLIGRISRERANARDLRSLRDTLAVVPEIREQLADADCERLRELRENLDPLTDVRELIEDAVVAEPPIEITEGGIIAEGYDENLDDLRGTARDGKQWIDDLEERERERTGIGSLKVGHNSVHGYYIEVTNPNLDSVPENYQRRQTLKNSERFVTPKLKEREDEIVGAQQRADEREYELFCAVRSEIAAEVERVQGLADAIATLDALVSLATVAAQYDYCRPEMLERDDHEGLEIDIEGGRHPVVERTQESFVPNDANLTHDRRLAVITGPNMSGKSTYMRQVAQIVLLAQVGSFVPARSARLTPVDRIFTRVGASDDIAGGRSTFMVEMDELATILREADERSLVLLDEVGRGTSTADGMAIAQAITEHVHDRVGATTLFATHHHPLTELADDLEAAFTLHFEVDEDDGEVVFHHEIAPGAATGSYGVEVATAAGVPETVVERSRELVAEAAGDDGEPIEEGEDAGDADAPVEPTEDEVAAATADGGDIPTDVAAELRALDLAHLTPVEALTELDRLKRLLEE, from the coding sequence ATGGATCCGGCGCTTGGCCCTCCGGAACAGATGGCCGAGAAACGCGACGAGCTGACGCCGATGATGGCGCAGTACCACGACCTCTGTGCCCGCTACGACGACGCCATCGTGCTCTTTCAGGTGGGGGACTTCTACGAGACCTTCTGCGGCGCCGCCGAACGCACCGCTCGCCTGCTCGAGATCGCCCTGACGAGCCGCGAGGACTCCACCGGTGAGTACCCGATGGCCGGCATTCCGATCGACAACGCCGAATCGTATATCGAGGAGCTGCTCGAGGCCGGCTACCGCGTCGCCGTCGCGGATCAGGTCGAAGAGCCCGGCGAGACCTCCGGCGTGGTCGAGCGCGCGGTCACGCGCGTGATCACGCCCGGGACGCTCACCGAGGACGAACTGCTCGCGAGCGACGACAACAACTTCGTCGCGGCCATCGCTCGCGAGGGCGAGCGGCTCGGGCTCGCCCTGCTCGACGTCTCGACGGGCGACTTCTACGCGACGAGCGCGACCGCCCCGGAGTCGATCGCCGACGAGATCAGCCGATTCGACCCCTCGGAGGCCGTCGTCGGCCCCGACGCGCCCGCCAACCCAGTCCCCGACGACTGCATGGTGACGCCGTTCGACGCCCGCGCCTTCGACCGCGAACGGGCCGCCGACAAGCTCGCGGCGTACTTTCGCAACCCCGACGCCCTGCTCGCGGGGGACGCCGAGATACGGGCCTGCGGCGCCTTGCTCGCGTACGCCGAGTACGTCCGCGGCGGCGAGCACGAGGGCGAACGCGGCGAGAGCGACGAGGAGCGCGTCGAAGCGGTCTTCGAGGGCGACGCCGAGCAGCGCCTCGAGTACATCACCCAGCTCACCCGCTACGACCCCCGTGAGTACCTGCTGTTAGACGCCGTCGCGCTGCGCAGCCTCGAGCTGTTCGAACCCCGAACCGTCCACGGTCGGGACGACGCGACGCTCGTCGGGGTACTCGACGAGACCGCGAGCGCGCTGGGCGGCCGCAAGCTCAGGGACTGGATCCGTCGGCCGCTGCTCGAGCCCGCGCGGATCGAGGCCCGCCACGACGCGGTCGCCGAGCTGAAATCGGCCGTGCAGACCCGTGAGCGGCTCCACGACCGCCTGCGAGAGGTGTACGACTTAGAGCGGCTGATCGGCCGCATCTCCCGCGAGCGAGCCAACGCCCGAGATCTGCGCTCACTGCGCGATACGCTCGCGGTCGTCCCCGAAATCAGGGAGCAGTTGGCCGACGCCGACTGCGAACGCCTGCGAGAACTCCGCGAGAACCTCGACCCGCTGACGGACGTCCGCGAGTTGATCGAGGACGCCGTCGTCGCGGAGCCGCCGATCGAGATCACCGAGGGCGGGATCATCGCCGAGGGGTACGACGAGAATCTGGACGACCTCCGCGGGACCGCTCGAGACGGCAAGCAGTGGATCGACGACTTAGAGGAACGGGAGCGCGAGCGGACGGGCATCGGCTCGCTGAAGGTCGGCCACAACTCCGTCCACGGCTACTACATCGAGGTGACGAACCCGAACCTCGATTCTGTCCCCGAGAACTACCAGCGCCGACAGACGCTGAAGAACTCCGAGCGGTTCGTCACGCCGAAACTCAAAGAGCGGGAGGACGAGATCGTCGGCGCCCAGCAGCGGGCCGACGAGCGCGAGTACGAACTGTTCTGTGCGGTCCGCAGCGAAATCGCCGCCGAGGTTGAACGCGTGCAGGGACTGGCCGACGCGATCGCGACGCTGGACGCGCTCGTCTCGCTCGCGACCGTCGCGGCCCAGTACGACTACTGTCGCCCCGAGATGCTCGAGCGCGACGACCACGAGGGCCTCGAGATCGACATCGAGGGCGGCCGGCACCCTGTCGTCGAGCGCACCCAGGAGTCGTTCGTTCCGAACGACGCGAACCTGACGCACGACCGACGGCTGGCGGTGATCACGGGTCCAAACATGTCGGGGAAGTCGACCTACATGCGTCAGGTCGCCCAGATCGTTCTGCTCGCGCAGGTCGGGAGCTTCGTCCCCGCGCGCTCGGCCAGACTGACGCCCGTCGACCGAATCTTCACCCGCGTCGGCGCCAGCGACGACATCGCGGGCGGCCGCTCGACGTTCATGGTCGAGATGGACGAACTCGCGACCATTCTGCGCGAGGCCGACGAGCGCTCGCTCGTCCTGCTCGACGAGGTAGGTCGGGGCACCTCGACCGCCGACGGCATGGCCATCGCGCAGGCGATCACCGAGCACGTCCACGACCGGGTCGGCGCGACGACGCTGTTCGCGACCCACCACCACCCGCTGACCGAACTCGCCGACGACCTCGAGGCCGCGTTCACGCTCCACTTCGAGGTCGACGAGGACGACGGCGAGGTCGTCTTCCACCACGAGATCGCACCCGGCGCGGCGACGGGCTCCTACGGCGTCGAGGTGGCGACGGCCGCGGGCGTCCCCGAGACCGTGGTCGAGCGCTCGCGGGAACTGGTCGCGGAGGCCGCCGGCGACGACGGTGAACCGATCGAAGAAGGGGAAGACGCGGGCGACGCGGACGCACCGGTCGAACCGACTGAAGACGAGGTTGCTGCAGCCACTGCGGATGGTGGGGATATCCCGACCGACGTCGCCGCCGAGCTCCGGGCACTGGACCTCGCGCACCTCACGCCCGTCGAGGCGCTGACGGAACTGGATCGGTTGAAGCGGCTGCTCGAGGAGTGA